From Apis mellifera strain DH4 linkage group LG5, Amel_HAv3.1, whole genome shotgun sequence, the proteins below share one genomic window:
- the LOC725210 gene encoding protein UXT homolog, which translates to MNPDIEQKIFKFETFINDILKEDLAQLEQKLDVKNADVAEFLQLKSMITTIQNNNLDKNGFKTQVDIGQNFFIEAHIPDASTILLDIGLGHYMEFSLNDALAVINVRIKLLEQQIAHYRKEIAKINAHIKLILLGIRELQGFKD; encoded by the coding sequence ATGAATCCTGACATAGAgcaaaagattttcaaatttgaaacatttatcaATGATATATTGAAAGAGGATCTTGCTCAATTAGAACAAAAACTTGATGTTAAAAATGCAGATGTTGCcgaatttcttcaattaaaatctatGATAACTaccattcaaaataataatcttgataAAAATGGATTTAAAACTCAAGTAGATATTgggcaaaatttttttattgaagcgCATATTCCTGATGCTTCCACAATTCTATTGGATATTGGTTTAGGACATTACATGGAGTTTTCATTAAATGATGCTCTGGCTGTTATTAATGTCAGAATTAAACTTCTAGAACAACAGATTGCACATTATCGTAAAGAAATAGCCAAGATAAATGctcatatcaaattaattcttctagGCATTAGAGAATTACAAGGATTTAAAGACTGA
- the LOC409063 gene encoding cysteine sulfinic acid decarboxylase has protein sequence MSDWQSIPCVERHKQFLEKITAILIDSAFESVSRENPVLRWREPNHLQNIINFNLQEQPHNQDDLLEIATKVFKYSVKTGHPYFMNQLFSGLDPYGLVGQWLTDILNSSVYTYEVAPVLTLMENTVIKKLLSMFYKDENGSTIGDGLFCPGGSFANGIAINLARYWFRKKIQNNKNISSTNLVLFTSEDAHYSILKWGNVCDIEVVLIKTDEYGRMDINDLKIKILEEQKKGNYTFSIIATAGTTVLGAFDPLIEIADICEEFNMWLHVDAAWGGGLIFSRKHSVLLRGIQRADSILFNAHKLLAVPQQCSLLLTKHKSIFTEVHSKHVPYLFQKDKFYPTDLDVGDKYLQCGRRPDVLKFWFMWQAKGTSGFEKHIDHLMKLSALFKEEVEKRDGFKLVTNPCFINVCFWFIPLTLRIQNSIYDYKKRLHEVAPKLKEKMTKRGSLMINYQSLHEKPNFFRFVIQNSGVDTQDIFYVFDELENLGESM, from the exons atgtcgGATTGGCAGAGCATACCATGCGTCGAAAGACACAAACAATTTCTCGAGAAGATTACTGCGATTTTGATCGATTCCGCCTTCGAAAGTGTATCCCGTGAAAATCCAGTGTTGAGATGGAGGGAACCAAatcatttgcaaaatattataaattttaatttacaggaGCAGCCCCATAATCAAGATGATCTTCTAGAGATCGCGactaaagtttttaaatacagCGTTAAGACAGGTCATCCTTACTTTatgaatcaattattttctgg attggATCCATATGGTTTAGTCGGACAATGGCTTACTGACATATTAAATAGTTCAGTATACACTTATGAAGTGGCACCGGTTTTAACATTAATGGAAAACACCGTTATTAAAAAACTGTTAAGCATGTTTTACAAGGATGAAAATGGTTCTACGATAGGAGATGGTCTTTTCTGCCCAGGAGGTTCCTTCGCTAATGGTATCGCTATCAACTTGGCACGATATtggtttagaaaaaaaattcaaaat aataaaaatatatcatctaCAAACCTGGTGCTTTTTACATCCGAAGATGCgcattattcgattttaaagTGGGGAAATGTTTGTGATATAGAAGTGGTTCTCATCAAAACTGACGAGTATGGTAGAATGGATattaatgatttgaaaattaagatattagaagaacaaaaaaaaggaaattatacattttctatTATCGCCACTGCAG gAACAACAGTTCTAGGTGCATTCGATCCTTTGATCGAAATTGCAGATATTTGCGAAGAATTTAACATGTGGTTGCATGTAGATGCAGCTTGGGGAGGTGGTTTGATATTTAGTAGAAAACACAGTGTTCTTTTAAGAGGAATACAAAGAGCAGATTCTATCTTATTTAATGCACACAAATTATTGGCAGTTCCTCAACAATGTTCTTTACTTTTAACTAAACATAAAAGCATTTTTACAGAGGTACATTCTAAACATGTTCCTTATCTCTTTCAAAAAGACAAATTTTATCCTACAGATTTAGATGTgggagataaatatttacaatgtgGACGCAGACCAGATGTATTGAAATTTTGGTTTATGTGGCAGGCTAAG GGCACTTCAGGATTTGAAAAACATATCGATCATTTAATGAAACTGTCAGCTCTCTTTAAAGAAGAAGTGGAAAAAAGAGATGGATTTAAATTAGTAACAAACCCATGTTTTATAAACGTTTGCTTTTGGTTTATTCCATTGACTTTAAGGATTCAGAAttcaatttatgattataagaAAAGATTACACGAG GTTGCACCAAagttaaaggaaaaaatgacTAAGAGGGGTAGTTTAATGATCAATTATCAATCACTTCACGAAAAACcgaatttctttcgttttgttATTCAGAATTCAGGAGTGGATAcacaagatattttttatgttttcgaTGAACTGGAAAATCTCGGAGAATCTATgtga